GGAATCTGTGCCGCTGTAAAAGCCACAACTCGGTATGCTTCGTTATTGCGGTAGTATGTATTGAAATTATGAAAGTCCCGCCCCGCTGCACCGACAATGATGATATTCTTTGTATCCATAGCATCCACTCCCTTGTCATTTATAAGGATTATATATCTTTTGGTGCATTAAAAAAACCCCTTTTTTTGAAACAGGCCCTATTATAGCGTAAACATCGTTTATGGTAACATCATTTAGAGATCCAAAGACATCCCATTTTCCCCTAATCATATTTCACTGCCAGCCATTAAGAACAAGGTCAAATGTCAGTACAGTCAATCCTTTTTTAAAAAAGAGTGTGGAAATATGTTCAATAAGAAACGATAATGGATGTACATAATCTTTTAAAGCTAAGGCTCATTCAATTTGAGCTTTTTGGTGAACTTTGATGTATTGGATTGGTGATGTAATATGGCAGCAGATTTAATTGTACTGGCAGCTTCATTTTTACAAAGCAGTACCGGATATGGTTTTTCAATTATAGGCACACCTTTTTTGTTATTCATGTATCCTGTGCATACAGCGATTCAGATTAACATTGTGCTTTCCATTTGTCTTTCTGCGTTTATGATTTTTAAAATTAGAAAAGAAGTCGACCAAACATTGCTCATGAGATTGATCAAAGGCAGTGGTGCCGGGTTGGTTTGCGGTATTTTCATTTATCTTTTCGCGGACATTCAATTATTGAAGATGCTTGTTGGCGTGCTTATTCTGATGGTAACAACACTCCTCGTCTTTCAGGTAACATTCATCCGAACGAAAAACAGGGACTTTGCAGCAGGGGGCTTTCAGGATTATTAACAACAAGTATTGGTGTGCCTGGCCCGCCGCTCCTGCTGTATTTTTCCAGCGCGGGAATTGATAAAGTCACCCTGCGCAGTACGACATTGGCCTATTACCTTTTTGTTTACTCTGTCAGTTTAATCATGCAAATCACATTTGGCGGTACACGTAAGGAGGTATGGGTAGATTCGCTTATCGCTATCCCCGCGCTTTTTGCCGGTATATTTTTAGGACAGCTTTTTATTCGATGGATGAGCCAGCAGACATTTCGGATGATAACTTATGTGATTTTGATATTTACGGGGGTTATTTGCTCGTAACAGGCTTTTGAAAATGAAGGAGTTGCTGTTTATCGAGCTCCCTCACCAGGGCCCGCTCATATAAATAACAAGCGATGTTATGTTAAAATACGGACCATAGAAAGTTTTTCACAGATTGATATGCTTTACAATGAAACCGGTGATTCACCACGGTTCTTTAAAGGAGGGTCTAAAAATGAGTGCTTGGATGTTTTGGGTCATTATCGCATTGATTACAGTTGTATTGCTTTATGCGATTTTCAGCATTTATATGAAGAAACCAGTAGGCTTGTACATTTCGGCAGGGTTCCATGTGGTTATGGGGGCTTTGACGCTGCCTTCGATTGGGTTATATGTATTAGGGCTAGCCGTTATTGAAATCATTGTGGGTGTTTCAATGACCGCGAAATACCGCCGGGGACGTTCTTAACGCATTGACGCCTTATTAGGCATAAGTCAATATTCCTCAAGAGAACCACAACCAATATAGGAGGCGATTCTTTGAGTAATAACGCAAGTGTTTCAGCCCATGGTGCCTTAAGTTATGAAGAATTCAAGCAGTTTCAACACTATCATTTGAGATTAGTAGGTTTAATAGGCTCTATTACAACTTTTGTACTTTTTGCTCCGATCTTATTCATTATGATGCGAATCATCTTTTCAGATATACTGGGGATGGACCTATTATTAATAGAAGCAGTCCTTGCATTCATCTTGTCTTTAGTCGGTGCAGTCTTAGTGTATCTGTGGTTTAAGTTGATCATCCGTTACCGTTCATCCTCAGAGTACAAAAGTGACCAGGACATCAGAAATGACGTATTTTACACATTTGGTGACGACGGCATTCATCTGAATAGAACCAACTCAAACAAGTATTATGACTGGAGTGACGTGCGCTCAATCCATGAACTTCAAGAAATGTATTTATTGTATGTTTCAAAGTACAAAGCAATTATTTTGCCAAAAAGGTTTTTGGAAACAGACGAGCAAAAACAATTACTTAAGCAGATTATTCGCAGAAACATAACAACACAAAAAACAAAATGGCAATAAAGGATGGATCATATGAAAACCGAAAAAAATTGTCCATCATGTAACGGGAATGAATTTGAAGAAGCTACCGATTTCATGCCAGTTAACTTAAAAAATCCTCGTTCACCGGTTCAAATAAAATTTACACGTTTTGTTTAAATTGTGGTGAAGTCGTTTCTATCAGAATTGAAAATCCGGAGAAGTTCAGAAAATAACTCCTAAACCAAAGGATGCGTGATGGATCATGGATGTCGCTTGGCTTAATGTTGGCAGTCTTGTGCTTGGACTCATTGCCTGGACCCTTCCTGTCGTTAACCTTATGCAGGCTAAAAAGCCCGAAAACAAACGATGGTTAGTCCTGTTATTTATAAGTTTCAGTGCTTGTGCGATCTCTTTGTCTTTTCAAATTTTCTATACCAATCACTTGGTTAAAATTGAAGACCTGTCTGCCCTTATGGATACCATCGGCGCGGTGGCATTCGCTTCAGCCGTTCTTTTAAGCGTAACGATTTTGTTGAACGCGGTTACTTTGATTTTATACCGGCAGAGAACTGTAAAATGAGTTAGAGCCTGGAGCGCTTGGATGAGCGTGGATCGAATGTGCATATACGGAAATGAACGTGCATATACACGTTTGAATGTGCATATCCCGAAACGAACGTGCATATACACGTTTGAATGTGCATATCCCGAAACGAACGTGCATATACGCGATTGAATGTGCATATCCGGAAACGAATGTGCATATACGCGTTTGAACGTGCATATCTCGAAACAAACGCGCATATCCACAACTGAAGCTGCAATCCCATCCCCGCCCTTCAGCAAATAACAGGCACACTTACTCCATCGTATTCACCACGAGACCAATATGGGTAAAGTAGTTCATGGCACCGAACACAACAAACAGAACCCCTGCGATGAGCCAGCACCATTTCACAATGGCGATCAGCGATGGTTTGGGCTTAATTTTCAAAATGAGCGGAAACAGAAGCGCGCCAAGGCCTGTGATGGCATACAGCCCTGATATGAAAATCGCTTCGACCCAGGGGTAATCAGCGAAGGCGCCGGAAATAGGCTCTTCAGGTGGAGCGGCGAATAACTGATATGTGACACCGGCAATTGCGATGAAGATCAATCCCAGTCCCATAGCCGCTGCGAAATATGACATCGGTTTTAGCAGAGCTGGCAGCTCCTCCTTCAACAGCTTGGACACATCCATGGAATTTTTCACATTGACGCCCTGGCTGATGAACTGGTTGGATTTCCGCCATAGCAGCACAGCCGCTGCGAGCAGCAGGACACCAAAGGCAAGTGATGGTTCACCAAAAATAATGTCATCAAACGGGAAGCCGATCTGAGCAAGCGGCCATGTGAGGGACATATGGGCGCCTGTTATGGTCAGGATGAAGCCCGGAACAGCAAACCCGATCGCCCATCCTTCAAGCTGTCCTATTTTTTCCCTTCTGAGGTGTTTGCCAAAACGAATGATCAATAGCAGCGCAACCCCTGTCGCCACCGCCATGATCGTGTTGTAGACTTGTGTGACACTCCAATCTATTACCATTCATTGACCCTCCTCTAAATACGTGTCTACTATTCTTCTTCCACATGAAATAGCTGTTAAACAAAGCATTTGGAATCGAGCCGCCTACAATCTTGTTTGGCCACTTCTATTTAAAGGAAAAGACAAGCACAATTAGCCATACAGAGGTGAGCTAGATATGAAGCAGCAAATAATATACGCAGAACGATATGTAAATAAACAGAAAGAAATCGATGAAAAGCTTGAAAAGGGATACCAAAAAGCATCCTATACCTTAAAGAAACCATTCGTGAAGGTCGATCCTTATGGGAGATCGCCGCTCACAGCCTTGATCAAGTTCCAAACAGAACACCCTGCAGCTATTGAAGTCGTTGTCCAAAACGCAGCGGCTTCAAAGCCTATCCGAAAGAAATGGGACAGCTTCCATACTGAACACACCATTCCAGTACTTGGTCTGCAGCCTGATACATTGAATGAGGTCCATGTGATTGCCTATGAAAGTGATGGAAACACAGAGTCATCCATGCTGACTATGGATCCTGGGCCACTCCCAAATGATCTTCCAAACATAGAATTGGTTACCTCGGAGCCTAATCATATGGAGAATGGGATGACGTTTGTCGTGCCCAAAGAGAACAAGCTATTCGCAGTTGATGAAAATGCCGCATTACGCTGGTATTTGGATATGCCATGCAGGTTTATTTTTAATCGCTTGGAAAATGGCAACATCGTCATGGTGACAAAAGATGCGCCGGAAAGCAGTTACGCGCTGCTCCTAGAAATGGATCTGCTGGGGAGGATTGAACATGCCTATGATGTGCTTCCAGTTCCGAACCAGCCGGAAGACTTCATCCCCCATGACGTGATTGAACTGCCTAGTGGGAATTTACTCGTAACGGTGCAGGATCCGGATTCTGTTTACGAGGAAGACCACATGATTGAAATCGACCGCCAGACAGGTGCAACGTTGAACGCGATTAATCTGAAGGATGTGTTTCCGCGCTCTGCCTATGAAAATTATGATGGGATTATGCCCAATCAAAATGACTGGATACACATAAACGCATTGTGGTATGACGCTAAAGACGAGAGTGTTTACGTGTCAGGACGCAGGCAGGATGCTGTCATCAAGCTGTCCTATCCGGGGGTGAGCTGGAATGGCTGCTGGCGGCTGATGAGAAGTGGCCGGATGCGTATAAACCGTATTTGCTGCGGCCGAAGAATCCTCATGTGAAATTTCCAGGCGGGCAGCATGCTGTGAAAACCTTGCAGCACACGGAAGATGGCGTGACAGACATCATTCTCTTTGATAACAACCTTGTCATTACACGCGGCAATCGCGCTGTGAGCGAAACATACAGCCGCATGGTTCAGTACCGGATTAATGAGAAAGAACGCTCTGTTGAAGAAGTCTGGTCATACGGCGAACAGCGGGGCCGAGCGTTTTACTCGGATATCGTTGGCAACGTCCAGCAACTGCAACACACTGGCAACCGATTGATCACCACTGGGCACGTCCAATCTGAAGGAGCGTCCGACCAGCGTGAAAGTCTCGTTGTGGAAGTAAGTAGCGGCAACTCACCTGAAACTCAGTTTGAACTGAAACTGTCAGGCTTTGAAAAGAATGCAGGAGAACTGACATACCGCGCATGGCGTTTGCCACTTTATTTCTAAAAGAAGTCCAGGCGCCCTGGTCATATGATCTGGGCGCCTGGACCTGCTTTTCGCTTATGACTTTTTACTGCTGCCTCCGCTGCTGCTTTTAGGTTCGGATATCTTACCTAGGAAAAAGCTGTCAACTTCGGCTAACTTGCCTCTCCATAGGATTTTACCTTTTGATGGGGTTGGTTTGCTGTCTCCACAATAAATACGGGTGTTTTTCAAATGGATGAAATTCACGTCTTCATTGCCGCCGGATTCCGTTTGTTTACCAGCCTCGG
This sequence is a window from Lentibacillus sp. JNUCC-1. Protein-coding genes within it:
- a CDS encoding YcxB family protein gives rise to the protein MSNNASVSAHGALSYEEFKQFQHYHLRLVGLIGSITTFVLFAPILFIMMRIIFSDILGMDLLLIEAVLAFILSLVGAVLVYLWFKLIIRYRSSSEYKSDQDIRNDVFYTFGDDGIHLNRTNSNKYYDWSDVRSIHELQEMYLLYVSKYKAIILPKRFLETDEQKQLLKQIIRRNITTQKTKWQ
- a CDS encoding DUF981 family protein translates to MVIDWSVTQVYNTIMAVATGVALLLIIRFGKHLRREKIGQLEGWAIGFAVPGFILTITGAHMSLTWPLAQIGFPFDDIIFGEPSLAFGVLLLAAAVLLWRKSNQFISQGVNVKNSMDVSKLLKEELPALLKPMSYFAAAMGLGLIFIAIAGVTYQLFAAPPEEPISGAFADYPWVEAIFISGLYAITGLGALLFPLILKIKPKPSLIAIVKWCWLIAGVLFVVFGAMNYFTHIGLVVNTME
- a CDS encoding aryl-sulfate sulfotransferase, with protein sequence MKQQIIYAERYVNKQKEIDEKLEKGYQKASYTLKKPFVKVDPYGRSPLTALIKFQTEHPAAIEVVVQNAAASKPIRKKWDSFHTEHTIPVLGLQPDTLNEVHVIAYESDGNTESSMLTMDPGPLPNDLPNIELVTSEPNHMENGMTFVVPKENKLFAVDENAALRWYLDMPCRFIFNRLENGNIVMVTKDAPESSYALLLEMDLLGRIEHAYDVLPVPNQPEDFIPHDVIELPSGNLLVTVQDPDSVYEEDHMIEIDRQTGATLNAINLKDVFPRSAYENYDGIMPNQNDWIHINALWYDAKDESVYVSGRRQDAVIKLSYPGVSWNGCWRLMRSGRMRINRICCGRRILM
- a CDS encoding aryl-sulfate sulfotransferase, whose product is MAADEKWPDAYKPYLLRPKNPHVKFPGGQHAVKTLQHTEDGVTDIILFDNNLVITRGNRAVSETYSRMVQYRINEKERSVEEVWSYGEQRGRAFYSDIVGNVQQLQHTGNRLITTGHVQSEGASDQRESLVVEVSSGNSPETQFELKLSGFEKNAGELTYRAWRLPLYF
- the gvpU gene encoding gas vesicle accessory protein GvpU; this encodes MSDASKDNILEFFVYAANKHGFELDITLVVNGAIVTGTIIPAYDYLDQLSESFEGGNDVSQKLSEQLAEAGKQTESGGNEDVNFIHLKNTRIYCGDSKPTPSKGKILWRGKLAEVDSFFLGKISEPKSSSGGSSKKS